From the genome of Peptococcaceae bacterium 1198_IL3148:
GGTATCCAGCTCACTCAATAAATTGTCTGGTAGGTTTAGCTCTATTCTTTTATAATTCACCTACCGACCCCTCCTTAGACGCTAGAATATCTTCCTACAATAAATAATTATATACACAACTTAGGTTTTTTATGATAACAAACTAAATATCGGTTCCCTCTTTGGCAGCCGTTGCCCTTCTGGACAATGCAATTTTGCCTGTCCTGACCATTTCCACAATGCCATGGTCCCGCAATACTTCACATAGGGCATCAATTTTCTGCTCATCACCAGTCAATTCAATGACCATGGTTTCACGGCTTACATCAACAATTTTTGCCCGAAAGATTTCTACAATATCCACCACATCTGAGCGTTTATCAGGGTTGACCTTAACCTTTATTAGCGCCAGCTCCCGATTGATTAATTCTTCACCTTCAATACGCACAATTTTAATTACATCCACCAGTTTAGATAACTGTTTAACCACTTGATCCAGCACTTGATCATCACCCTGGACTACCACGGTAATACGGGTAATATCTGGGTCCTCGGTCAATCCGGCAGCAATGCTTTCAATGTTAAACATCCGCCTGGACAATAAACCGGATATACGAGCCAGAACACCAGGCTTGTTCAACACCAAGACAGCTAGACTGTGTTTCATAATATCCCCCCCGCAACCCTCGCATATAGAACAATTGTAACATATTAAGTCCGAGGTTTCCAAGAACAATAATTAACAGGGCAAAATGCCCTGTTAAAATTTTGTCAAATATTCTTCTATCTCCCAGGGATGAACTTGCATGCGGTAGCGATCCCACTCAATTCTTTTGGCTTCTACAAAGCGATTGAATACATGAGGGCCTAAAGCATTTTTTATCACTTCATCATTACATAATTCCTCTATAGCCTGATTTAAATCTTGGGGCAGGTAACCAATGCCATACTCTTGTCGCTCGGTTTCGGTCATTTCATAAA
Proteins encoded in this window:
- the ilvN gene encoding acetolactate synthase small subunit — protein: MKHSLAVLVLNKPGVLARISGLLSRRMFNIESIAAGLTEDPDITRITVVVQGDDQVLDQVVKQLSKLVDVIKIVRIEGEELINRELALIKVKVNPDKRSDVVDIVEIFRAKIVDVSRETMVIELTGDEQKIDALCEVLRDHGIVEMVRTGKIALSRRATAAKEGTDI